Proteins encoded within one genomic window of Triticum aestivum cultivar Chinese Spring chromosome 2D, IWGSC CS RefSeq v2.1, whole genome shotgun sequence:
- the LOC123054511 gene encoding uncharacterized protein codes for MAAPSAALSISGGAHTSAFGCKPKKLISNRNYLQLAAPSNSQNANLYGKLTVCRAESEDSKGGGGFLTGFLIGGAVFGTLGYVFAPQISKTLDTLLNDDGQDGKPDEQGVQSVPRPRNAQYYDEGLEKTRQTLGDKISQLNLAIDKAAARLKHVTGSVEKEAVKDETEIEISTLDDNGVLEGNLSEQGFVQGESAA; via the exons ATGGCTGCTCCCTCCGCCGCCCTCTCCATCTCCG GTGGGGCGCATACCAGTGCATTTGGCTGCAAGCCAAAGAAGTTGATCTCAAACAGAAATTACTTGCAGCTAGCAGCTCCCTCAAATTCCCAAAATGCAAATCTTTATGGGAAGTTGACCGTCTGCAGAGCAGAAAG TGAAGATTCTAAAGGCGGGGGAGGATTCTTGACTGGATTTCTCATAGGGGGAGCAGTCTTTGGAACGCTGGGTTATGTCTTTGCTCCTCAG ATCAGCAAAACTTTAGATACATTGCTGAATGACGATGGGCAAGATGGTAAGCCTGACGAGCAAGGCGTCCAAAGTGTACCAAGGCCACGTAATGCTCAATACTATGATGAAGGTTTAGAG AAAACTCGTCAGACACTGGGTGACAAGATAAGCCAACTGAACCTTGCAATTGACAAAGCTGCCGCCCGATTGAAGCATGTCACCGGCAGTGTCGAAAAAGAGGCTGTTAAAGATGAAACCGAA ATTGAAATATCAACACTGGATGATAATGGAGTTTTGGAGGGAAACTTGAGTGAACAGGGTTTTGTGCAAGGAGAAAGTGCAGCATAA